The Hydra vulgaris chromosome 11, alternate assembly HydraT2T_AEP genome contains a region encoding:
- the LOC136087039 gene encoding uncharacterized protein LOC136087039 — MAEAFLQNIERKALNIAIVYTSEPKTYKRYVDDCHARFASIKQQQMFLNILNEQHPAIKYTVELENDLKQLIFLDINITNTGSGAYEFQIRRKEAITNVQLKPNSNINPNIIIGVFKGFLCRAKRICSQKHLQKEIDFLIDIFVKNGHDKNILNNITIDYLKNGSKNTTCQPLDTQPFIKLPWIPIVGPKLYKEFRKQNIKVIFTSTPNLKNIFCNNKTKLPLNTDPGVYQLKCSCGSTYIGETKKKVISRCMEHQKNSLKEKWSSSSATEHSKTCHGKFDWLHPKTLSVAPEYRTRKIRESFEISKARVRQELRNGDVVLNRYDGDNVTTKTWGPFFNKIW, encoded by the coding sequence ATGGCGGAAgcgtttttacaaaatatagaaagaaaGGCCCTTAACATAGCAATTGTTTATACATCCGAACCAAAAACTTACAAGAGATATGTAGATGATTGTCACGCTCGCTTCGcttcaataaaacaacaacaaatgttccTGAACATCCTTAATGAACAACATCCTGCCATAAAATACACAGTGGAACTTGAAAACGACCTCAAACAACTCATATTCCTagatattaatattacaaacaCAGGCTCTGGAGCTTATGAATTTCAAATACGTCGAAAAGAAGCTATTACAAATGTTCAACTTAAACCTAACTCGAACATTAATCCTAACATTATTATTGGCGTTTTCAAAGGATTTTTATGTCGTGCAAAAAGAATTTGCTCTCAAAAACAccttcaaaaagaaattgattttcttatagacatatttgttaaaaatggcCACGAcaaaaacattctaaataatattactatagactatttaaaaaacggtTCAAAAAACACCACATGTCAACCATTAGATACCCAACCCTTTATAAAACTACCTTGGATACCAATTGTTGGTccaaaactttataaagaatttcgaaaacaaaacataaaggTTATTTTCACATCAActcccaatttaaaaaatattttttgcaacaataaaactaaactacCACTAAACACAGACCCTGGCGTATACCAGCTAAAATGTTCATGCGGTTCGACATACATTGGTGAAACTAAAAAGAAGGTGATATCGAGATGTATGGAACACCAGAAAAACagcttaaaagaaaaatggtCCAGTTCGAGTGCAACTGAACATTCCAAAACATGCCATGGTAAGTTTGATTGGTTGCACCCCAAAACATTATCTGTAGCTCCAGAATATCGAACTCGGAAAATCAGAGAATCATTCGAAATAAGCAAAGCTAGGGTTCGACAGGAGTTGAGAAATGGTGATGTGGTTCTCAATCGGTATGACGGTGATAACGTGACAACTAAAACCTGGgggccattttttaataaaatctggtGA